From the Calditrichota bacterium genome, one window contains:
- a CDS encoding PAS domain S-box protein: MNSSANPAIFKHIIENLSEGIIFVDTENRVVFCNHAAEVIRGIREEDIIGNSVMDCHPPKVRPGVEKIIESFRSNNATEYRRMVPSVNGDRYYDNVYAAVRDEKGRFVGMILVSRDVTEKVKMQKKMEDYMKVLEDHVQERTKELQEAYKKLKNAQNQIIQSEKMASLGRLIAGVAHEINNPLDGIQNSIHNIIQNPDDQMKNMVYLNLILENIGRIETIVKQLLGYARARSYRMEAVSLSEIIEKTLILLEYRLSRSGIEVIKQYPEKDILVLGDDNHLQQVMMNVFLNAIDAMPEGGELRIEVKAESEKWAKIAIEDTGVGIPKDDLPRIFDPFFTTKEVGKGTGLGLAVSLGIIEEHGGKIIVKSKIGRGTTFSILIPPLTSKQTKPILYAEMK, from the coding sequence ATGAATTCATCTGCCAACCCTGCGATATTCAAGCATATTATTGAAAATCTTAGTGAAGGGATTATTTTTGTTGACACCGAGAATCGGGTTGTTTTTTGTAACCATGCTGCAGAGGTCATTCGGGGAATCCGGGAGGAAGATATCATTGGCAACTCGGTTATGGATTGTCATCCGCCCAAAGTTCGCCCCGGCGTGGAAAAAATTATCGAAAGTTTTCGATCGAACAATGCCACTGAATATCGTCGAATGGTTCCCTCAGTCAATGGGGATCGCTATTACGACAATGTCTACGCCGCAGTCCGGGATGAAAAGGGACGTTTTGTGGGGATGATTTTGGTGAGCCGGGATGTGACCGAGAAGGTCAAGATGCAGAAAAAAATGGAAGACTACATGAAGGTTCTTGAAGATCATGTTCAGGAACGAACAAAGGAATTGCAGGAGGCCTACAAGAAATTAAAGAACGCTCAAAATCAAATTATTCAGTCTGAAAAAATGGCTTCTCTCGGGCGCTTAATTGCCGGAGTGGCGCATGAAATTAATAATCCTCTGGATGGCATTCAAAACAGCATCCACAATATTATCCAAAATCCTGACGACCAGATGAAAAACATGGTCTACCTCAATCTTATTCTTGAGAATATCGGACGGATTGAAACCATTGTAAAGCAACTCCTGGGTTATGCCCGTGCGCGAAGCTACCGAATGGAAGCGGTTTCTCTGAGCGAAATTATCGAAAAAACGCTTATTTTGTTGGAATATCGACTGTCGCGTTCGGGGATCGAAGTCATTAAGCAGTATCCGGAAAAGGACATTCTCGTTTTGGGCGATGACAACCATCTGCAGCAGGTTATGATGAATGTCTTTCTGAATGCCATTGATGCCATGCCCGAGGGCGGGGAACTGCGGATCGAGGTCAAAGCAGAGAGTGAAAAATGGGCAAAAATAGCGATTGAGGATACGGGCGTTGGAATTCCAAAAGATGATTTACCGCGGATTTTTGATCCCTTTTTTACAACCAAGGAAGTGGGAAAGGGAACGGGATTGGGGCTGGCCGTCAGTCTCGGAATTATCGAAGAACATGGGGGAAAGATCATCGTGAAAAGTAAAATTGGACGAGGAACCACATTTTCTATTTTGATTCCGCCATTAACATCCAAACAAACCAAACCCATTCTCTATGCAGAGATGAAGTAA